One window of Cuculus canorus isolate bCucCan1 chromosome 10, bCucCan1.pri, whole genome shotgun sequence genomic DNA carries:
- the TMLHE gene encoding trimethyllysine dioxygenase, mitochondrial isoform X1: MWCKRLACLLKVPCQPSGSAGHRSSWILHGSRTVLVAAARWHHKAPESLRCAWQLHGDHLELRYANTLMRFDFVWLRDHCRSASCYNAKTNQRSLDTASVDLGIKPKAVRVDETTLFLTWPDGHVTRYGLEWLVKNSYEGQKQQVMHPRILWNAEIYRQAQVPSIDCRSFLETDKGLKEFLQNFLLYGIAFVENVTPTKEDTEILAERVSLIRETIYGRMWYFTSDFSRGDTAYTKLALDRHTDTTYFQEPCGIQVFHCLKHEGTGGRTLLVDGFYAAEQVLQQAPDQFELLSKVPLKHEYVENVGDCHNHMIGVGPVLNVYPWNNELYLIRYNNYDRAVINTVPYDVVHRWYAAHRTLTAELRRPENELWVKLKPGKALFVDNWRVLHGREAFTGYRQLCGCYLTRDDVLNTARLLGLQA; this comes from the exons ATGTGGTGCAAGAGGCTGGCGTGTCTGCTCAAGGTGCCGTGCCAACCAAGCGGAAGCGCTGGACATCGCTCATCATGGATACTCCATGGCAGCAGGACAGTCCTTGTGGCTGCGGCTCGCTGGCATCACAAGGCCCCAGAGTCTCTCAGGTGTGCCTGGCAGTTACACGGGGACCATCTAG AGCTCAGGTACGCCAACACGCTGATGCGATTCGATTTTGTCTGGCTGCGGGACCACTGCCGCTCAGCTTCCTGCTACAATGCCAAGACGAACCAGCGCAGCTTGGACACAGCAAGCGTGGACCTGGGAATCAAACCCAAGGCTGTCCGAGTGGATGAGACCACACTCTTCCTTACTT GGCCGGACGGGCATGTGACACGTTATGGGCTGGAGTGGCTGGTGAAGAACAGCTACGAggggcagaagcagcaggtCATGCACCCACGGATCCTCTGGAACGCCGAAATCTACCGCCAAGCCCAGGTTCCATCCATTGACTGCCGGAGTTTCCTGGAGACAGACAAGGGACTGAAGGAGTTCCTGCAGAACTTCTTGCTGTATGGAATTGCTTTTGTAGAGAATGTCACTCCCACCAAAGAGGACACGGAAATCTTGGCAGAAAGGGTCAGCTTAATCAG GGAGACCATTTACGGTAGAATGTGGTACTTTACCTCCGACTTCTCTCGGGGAGACACTGCCTACACCAAGCTGGCTCTGGATCGTCACACTGACACAACATACTTCCAGGAGCCCTGCGG CATCCAAGTGTTTCACTGCCTAAAGCACGAGGGCACAGGTGGGCGGACGCTGCTGGTGGATGGTTTCTACGCGGCAGAGCAAGTTCTCCAGCAAGCCCCCGACCAATTCGAGCTGCTGAGCAAGGTGCCCTTGAAGCATGAGTACGTCGAGAACGTGGGAGACTGTCACAACCACATGATCGGAGTCGGGCCAGTCCTCAATGTCTATCCCTGGAACAATGAGCTTTATCTGATCAG GTACAATAACTATGACCGTGCTGTCATCAACACTGTGCCTTACGATGTTGTGCATCGCTGGTACGCCGCTCACCGCACACTTACCGCAGAGCTTAGGAGACCAGAAAATGAACTGTGGGTCAAACTGAAGCCGGGCAAG gCACTGTTTGTAGATAACTGGCGCGTTCTGCACGGACGGGAAGCGTTCACAGGGTACCGCCAGCTCTGTGGCTGCTACCTGACGAGAGATGACGTGCTGAACACTGCACGCTTACTGGGACTCCAAGCTTAG
- the TMLHE gene encoding trimethyllysine dioxygenase, mitochondrial isoform X2, with amino-acid sequence MWCKRLACLLKVPCQPSGSAGHRSSWILHGSRTVLVAAARWHHKAPESLRCAWQLHGDHLELRYANTLMRFDFVWLRDHCRSASCYNAKTNQRSLDTASVDLGIKPKAVRVDETTLFLTWPDGHVTRYGLEWLVKNSYEGQKQQVMHPRILWNAEIYRQAQVPSIDCRSFLETDKGLKEFLQNFLLYGIAFVENVTPTKEDTEILAERVSLIRETIYGRMWYFTSDFSRGDTAYTKLALDRHTDTTYFQEPCGIQVFHCLKHEGTGGRTLLVDGFYAAEQVLQQAPDQFELLSKVPLKHEYVENVGDCHNHMIGVGPVLNVYPWNNELYLIRYNNYDRAVINTVPYDVVHRWYAAHRTLTAELRRPENELWVKLKPGKGHLPLDQGAQGPDQPGLGTPPGMRQPQLPCATCASASPPSL; translated from the exons ATGTGGTGCAAGAGGCTGGCGTGTCTGCTCAAGGTGCCGTGCCAACCAAGCGGAAGCGCTGGACATCGCTCATCATGGATACTCCATGGCAGCAGGACAGTCCTTGTGGCTGCGGCTCGCTGGCATCACAAGGCCCCAGAGTCTCTCAGGTGTGCCTGGCAGTTACACGGGGACCATCTAG AGCTCAGGTACGCCAACACGCTGATGCGATTCGATTTTGTCTGGCTGCGGGACCACTGCCGCTCAGCTTCCTGCTACAATGCCAAGACGAACCAGCGCAGCTTGGACACAGCAAGCGTGGACCTGGGAATCAAACCCAAGGCTGTCCGAGTGGATGAGACCACACTCTTCCTTACTT GGCCGGACGGGCATGTGACACGTTATGGGCTGGAGTGGCTGGTGAAGAACAGCTACGAggggcagaagcagcaggtCATGCACCCACGGATCCTCTGGAACGCCGAAATCTACCGCCAAGCCCAGGTTCCATCCATTGACTGCCGGAGTTTCCTGGAGACAGACAAGGGACTGAAGGAGTTCCTGCAGAACTTCTTGCTGTATGGAATTGCTTTTGTAGAGAATGTCACTCCCACCAAAGAGGACACGGAAATCTTGGCAGAAAGGGTCAGCTTAATCAG GGAGACCATTTACGGTAGAATGTGGTACTTTACCTCCGACTTCTCTCGGGGAGACACTGCCTACACCAAGCTGGCTCTGGATCGTCACACTGACACAACATACTTCCAGGAGCCCTGCGG CATCCAAGTGTTTCACTGCCTAAAGCACGAGGGCACAGGTGGGCGGACGCTGCTGGTGGATGGTTTCTACGCGGCAGAGCAAGTTCTCCAGCAAGCCCCCGACCAATTCGAGCTGCTGAGCAAGGTGCCCTTGAAGCATGAGTACGTCGAGAACGTGGGAGACTGTCACAACCACATGATCGGAGTCGGGCCAGTCCTCAATGTCTATCCCTGGAACAATGAGCTTTATCTGATCAG GTACAATAACTATGACCGTGCTGTCATCAACACTGTGCCTTACGATGTTGTGCATCGCTGGTACGCCGCTCACCGCACACTTACCGCAGAGCTTAGGAGACCAGAAAATGAACTGTGGGTCAAACTGAAGCCGGGCAAG ggacacctcccactggatcagggtgctcaaggCCCTgaccaacctggccttggaacacctccagggatgaggcagccacaacttccctgcgcaacttgtgccagtgcgtcaccaccctcattgtga